From the genome of bacterium:
GCCCCCGCCGGCGGGCCGGCGCACACCGGCAACGCCTACTACAATTCCGGCATTATACTCCCGGTAAATCCGCCGGGCCCGACGTCGTACACCCTGAAGTTCACGAAGCCGGGTACGTATACGTACTGGTGCGTCGTCCACGTCCCGGAGGGCATGCGCGGCTCGATCATCGTGCAGTAGCCCCGCGCACCGCCGCGATCGTCGAAGGGGAGCGGCGCCGCCGCTCCCCTTCACGTTTGATAGGGGCTCAAGGTATCCCGCAACGCGTCGCCGATGAAGTTGAAGGCCAGCACAGTCAACAGGATGGCGATGCCGGGCCACAGCGCGAGCAGCGGTGAGGCGAAGACATAGTTCTGAGCGTGGCTCAGCATGTTGCCCCAGGAGGCGGTCGGCGGCTGCACGCCCACGCCGAGGTAGCTCAGCGCCGATTCGATGAGGATCGCCTGGCCGACGCCCAGCGTCGAGGCGACCAGCATCGACGGAACGGCCTGCGGTAACAGGTGCCGGCCGATCACGCGCCACTGTCCCGCGCCGAGGCCGCGTGCCGCCGCCACGTACTCGAGACCGCGAGCCCGCAGGACTTCGCTGCGCACGACGCGCGCCGCGGGCATCCAACTCGTCAGCCCGATCACGAGGACGATGTTCGCCACCGTGGCGCCGAGGGCGGCCAGCGCGGTGAGCAAGAGAAAGAACACCGGGACCGCGAGCATCGCGTCCGTGACGCGCATCGCCACCGCGTCCGCGGTTCCGCCCCACGCGCCGGCGACCGCGCCCACCGCGGTGCCGATCGCGACCGAAACCAGCATCGCGACGATCCCGATGGCCAGCGAAATCCGGGCGCCGAATAACAGGCGCGTCCACTCGTCGCGGCCGGTCTGGTCGGTGCCGAGCCAGTGCCGGGTCGAGGGCGGCAGCAGGGCTTCGCCGATCACAATCCGGTCCGGATGGTAGGGCGTCACGGCCGGCGCGAGGGTCGCCGCGCCGGCGATGAGGACGAGAAAGAGGAGCGACGCGAGCGCGAGCGGATTTCGCCGCAGACGCCGGAAGCGGTCCCTGCCGCGTCCCGCGGCGCCCGGACGGCCGTCCGCGCGCGCGGCGACTGCCCCGGCGGCCCGGCTCACGGTCACGCGATCGTGACTCGCGGATCGAGCACGAGATAGCTCAGGTCCGTGAGAAAGTTCGTGACCACGACGACGATCGACACCACCATGGTGATGCCCATGATTACGGGATAGTCCCGCTGCAACGCCGCGTCGACCGCGAGCTGCCCCATCCCGGGCCAGGCGAACACGCTCTCCGTGATCGCGACCCCCCCGACGAGCCGGGGAATCGAGAGCGCGACGACGGTGACGATCGGGATCAGCGCGTTGCGCAGCCCGTGATGGTACACGACCGACCGCTCGGCGACACCTTTGGCCCGCGCGGTCCGCAGGAAGTCGGCCGTCAGCACGTCGAGCATGCTGGATCGCGTGTAGCGGACGATCTGCGCGAGATTGGCGGTCGCGAGCACGGCCGCCGGCAGGACGAGATGGGCCAGGCGGTCGCCCGCGGACGGCGGCGCGCCCAGCGTGGCGGCGCCGGACGACGGCAGGATGCGCCAATGGACCGCGAACAGCACGATCAGCATGAGTCCGAACCAGAAGACCGGCACCGACATGCCAAAGAACGCGACGCCGGTCGACAGGTGGTCGACGGGCGAGTTCCGGCGCAGCGCGGAAGCGACGCCCAGAAAGAGGCCGGCGGCGACCGAGAGCACGAGACCCGTGACCACGAGTTCCAGGGTCGCGGGGAGGCGGTCGGCGATCAGGCGCGCGACCGGAAGCCCCTGGCCGTACGACGTGCCGAGCCGGCCGCGCAGGAGATTGCCGAGCCAGCGGCCGTACTGGACACCCAGCGGCCGGTCGAGCCCCAGGCTGCGCGCCGCCTCCTTGATCTGCTCGCCCGTCATCTCGGGCGCCAGCAGCACGGCCGGCCCGCCCGGCGCCGCGTGAATGAGCGCGAACGTCAGCATGCTGACCAGGACGAGCAGCACCGCGGACTGCGCTGCGCGCGCGAGCAGATACCGCTGCATGCGGCGGGCCGGCTACGCCGAGGTCCGGGGGGCCGCCGCGGCCGCGTCTACGACGGCGCGAGCCACACCCGGTTGAGGTACAATAGCGCGTCGCGGTAGTCGGTGCGCGCCCATCCACGGACCCGTTTGTTGAGCGCCTGGATCTCGCGCGGATGGTAGATGAAGTTCACGGGCTGCTCTTCGGCGACGATCTTGTAGAGCCGGTCGTAGATCGCGCGGCGCTTCCCGGCATCGAAGGTCGACAGGCCCTGCTGGAACAGCCGGTCGACGTCCGGGTTGGAGTAGCCCCACTCGTTCGTCGAGCCGCCGGTCTGCCAGTACGAGTGCTGGTCGGGGGTTGCCGGGGTGACATAGTAGAAGGCGACGGCCACGAAGTCGTGGTTCACGCGCTGGCGCGTCATGTAGGTGTTGAATTCCAGCGTCTCGAGGCGCGCGTCGACTCCGACGTCGCGCAGGTTCTGCTGCAGGATGAGCGCCGTCTGTTCCCGCTCCGGCTGCCCCTGATCGGTGAAGAACGCGAAGCTGAACTTTTGGCCGTCCTTGGCCAGGACGCCGTCCGGCCCCGGCTTGAACCCGGCTTCCGCGAGCATTTTGCGGGCGCGGTCCGGATCGTAGTCGAAGACCGGAGCGCCGTGCGGATACCAGCCTTTGAGCGCCGGCGGGAGCGGGCCGTTGCTTCGCTCGGCTTTGCCCTGCGTGACCTGCTGGATGATGCCCTTGCTGTTGATCGCGTGCGCGAACGCCTGCCGGACGTTCCGGTCGCGAAACCACTTTCCGAATCGCGCGTCGTTGTAGTTGTAGCCGAAGAACCGGAAGTCCATGAGCCCTCGCTCGATCAGGTACAGGTTCGGCGCCCCGGTCAGCGCCGGCAGCTGCGCCACAGTCGGAAACGCGACGTCGAGCTCTCCGGTCTTGACCTGGACGATCGTGGAGTTGAGGTCGCGCACGATCTTGTAGATGACCGAGTCGAGGTATGGGCGGCCTTCATGATAGCGGTCGTTCGCGAGGACCGTAAAGTGATCGCCCGTGACATGCTCGCCGAATTTGAACGGGCCGGTGCCCACCGGGTTCCTGATGAACGCCTCGGGGAACTTCGCGCGGTTGAACTCCTGGCCGGCGAGAAGATGCCGCGGCAGCATGAACGTGAGATAGCAGAGCAGCTCGACGAGCGACGAGTAGGGCTGTTTTGTGACCAGCTTCACGGTCAGCGGATCCACGATCTCGACGCCGGTCACCGGCTCCAGGTTGCCGCGGAGGATGCTGTTTACCTTGGGATCCGCGTACGTCTGGAGCGTCCATTTGACGTCGTCGGCCGTGAACGGGCGGCCGTCATGCCAGCGCACGCCGTCCTTGAGGTGGAAGGTCCAGGTGAGCCCGTCCTTCGAGGTCTCCCAGCGCTCCGCGAGATCCGGCTGCGGACTCCAATCCACCGGGCTGTACCGCACGAGGCCGTTGAAGAGGGACTTGTTGACCATCAGATTCTGAATCAACCCGATCGGCGGCCAGGGGACCACGTTTGCCGTGATCGGGATCTTGAACGCGCCGCCGCGCCGGGGCTCCGCCGCCGCCGCGTCGGCCGCCGGCACTCCCGCCGGCCCGGCCGGCGTCGCGCCGGACCCGCCCGTGAGGGCGTTCATCCCGGCGGCGGTCAGGCCCGCGGTGCCGGCGAGGAACCGGCGCCGCGTCAGCCGGCGGCTGCCGGCGATCTCGCGCGTGTGCATCGGCGTCCCCCCAACGGTTCCGACTTTGCGCGTCCTTTTGCCGGGCCGACGGGACGATTCCTGCACCAGATGCGGTCGACAGGAGATGCGCTTCGCTGACCGGAACCTGGGGTGCGGGCCGCGAAACGGATTGGGTGGGGGATCAGATGGTGCGCTGGACAGGACGAAAGAAGTAGGCACCCGACCGCCGATGACGGTCACGCTTCGCGTCCTCGGGTGCGGCGACGCCTTCGGCAGCGGGGGACGCTTCCAGACGTCGTTTTGGGTCACCGACGGGTCCACGCGGTTTCTCGTGGACTGCGGCGCGACGGTGCTGCAGGCGATGCACCGATGGAGCGTCGACCGCGGCGCGGTGGACGCCGTGCTGCTCAGCCACCTGCACGGCGACCACATCGGCGGTCTGCCGTTTCTGATCCTCGACTCGCACTTCAACGTTCGGCGGACCCGGCCGCTTCTCGTCGCCGGGCCGCCGGGGACGCGGGCGCGCCTCCGCGACGTGATGGAGAGCTTGTTCCCCGGCTCCGCGGGGATCACGCTCCGGTATCCGCTCGAGGTGTCCGAGTACACGCTCGAGGCGCCGAACCGCATCGCCGGCCTCGTCGTCACCCCGCATGAGGTCCTGCACCCGTGCGGCGCGCCGCCGGCGGCGCTGCGGATCGAGTGCGGCGGGCGGACGATCGCCTACTCCGGCGATACGCAGTGGGCGCCGGGGGTCGTCCGGGCCGCGGACGGCGCCGACCTCCTGCTGCTCGAGTGCA
Proteins encoded in this window:
- a CDS encoding ABC transporter permease, whose translation is MTVSRAAGAVAARADGRPGAAGRGRDRFRRLRRNPLALASLLFLVLIAGAATLAPAVTPYHPDRIVIGEALLPPSTRHWLGTDQTGRDEWTRLLFGARISLAIGIVAMLVSVAIGTAVGAVAGAWGGTADAVAMRVTDAMLAVPVFFLLLTALAALGATVANIVLVIGLTSWMPAARVVRSEVLRARGLEYVAAARGLGAGQWRVIGRHLLPQAVPSMLVASTLGVGQAILIESALSYLGVGVQPPTASWGNMLSHAQNYVFASPLLALWPGIAILLTVLAFNFIGDALRDTLSPYQT
- a CDS encoding ABC transporter permease: MQRYLLARAAQSAVLLVLVSMLTFALIHAAPGGPAVLLAPEMTGEQIKEAARSLGLDRPLGVQYGRWLGNLLRGRLGTSYGQGLPVARLIADRLPATLELVVTGLVLSVAAGLFLGVASALRRNSPVDHLSTGVAFFGMSVPVFWFGLMLIVLFAVHWRILPSSGAATLGAPPSAGDRLAHLVLPAAVLATANLAQIVRYTRSSMLDVLTADFLRTARAKGVAERSVVYHHGLRNALIPIVTVVALSIPRLVGGVAITESVFAWPGMGQLAVDAALQRDYPVIMGITMVVSIVVVVTNFLTDLSYLVLDPRVTIA
- a CDS encoding ABC transporter substrate-binding protein; amino-acid sequence: MHTREIAGSRRLTRRRFLAGTAGLTAAGMNALTGGSGATPAGPAGVPAADAAAAEPRRGGAFKIPITANVVPWPPIGLIQNLMVNKSLFNGLVRYSPVDWSPQPDLAERWETSKDGLTWTFHLKDGVRWHDGRPFTADDVKWTLQTYADPKVNSILRGNLEPVTGVEIVDPLTVKLVTKQPYSSLVELLCYLTFMLPRHLLAGQEFNRAKFPEAFIRNPVGTGPFKFGEHVTGDHFTVLANDRYHEGRPYLDSVIYKIVRDLNSTIVQVKTGELDVAFPTVAQLPALTGAPNLYLIERGLMDFRFFGYNYNDARFGKWFRDRNVRQAFAHAINSKGIIQQVTQGKAERSNGPLPPALKGWYPHGAPVFDYDPDRARKMLAEAGFKPGPDGVLAKDGQKFSFAFFTDQGQPEREQTALILQQNLRDVGVDARLETLEFNTYMTRQRVNHDFVAVAFYYVTPATPDQHSYWQTGGSTNEWGYSNPDVDRLFQQGLSTFDAGKRRAIYDRLYKIVAEEQPVNFIYHPREIQALNKRVRGWARTDYRDALLYLNRVWLAPS
- a CDS encoding MBL fold metallo-hydrolase, with translation MTVTLRVLGCGDAFGSGGRFQTSFWVTDGSTRFLVDCGATVLQAMHRWSVDRGAVDAVLLSHLHGDHIGGLPFLILDSHFNVRRTRPLLVAGPPGTRARLRDVMESLFPGSAGITLRYPLEVSEYTLEAPNRIAGLVVTPHEVLHPCGAPPAALRIECGGRTIAYSGDTQWAPGVVRAADGADLLLLECNAYDRRLPNHLDLGTLAEHRGELRSRRIVLTHMGEEMLAHRDESPWECAEDGMTLRIE